In Lotus japonicus ecotype B-129 chromosome 5, LjGifu_v1.2, one genomic interval encodes:
- the LOC130721316 gene encoding hydroxyproline O-galactosyltransferase HPGT3 codes for MESTLPTTSTVKRGGRSKTVQTSKPSLIMAFFSCVAWLYVAGRLWQDAENRNLLASLLQKHSSQRPKVLTVDDKLMVLGCKDLEKRIAEAEMELTLAKSQGYLKSQGLKTVSSSDRRLLAVIGVYTGFGSRLKRNVFRGSWMPRGDALKKLEERGVVIRFVIGRSPNRGDSLDRNIDEENRSTKDFLILEGHEEAQEELPKKAKMFFSTAVQNWDADFYVKVDDSIDIDLEGLIELLDHRRGQEGAYIGCMKSGDVISEEGKPWYEPEWWKFGDEKTYFRHASGSLVILSKNLAQYVNINSVSLKTYAYDDTSVGSWMMGVQATYKDDSRLCCSSIRQDKVCSLT; via the exons ATGGAGTCGACGTTGCCGACGACGTCGACGGTGAAACGAGGAGGGAGATCCAAGACTGTTCAGACCTCCAAACCTTCCCTCATCATGGCCTTCTTCTCTTGCGTCGCGTGGCTCTACGTCGCCGGCAG GTTATGGCAAGATGCAGAGAATCGGAACTTACTTGCTAGTCTTCTGCAGAAGCACTCATCAcag AGGCCCAAGGTGCTTACGGTGGATGATAAGCTAATGGTCCTAGGGTGCAA GGATCTGGAGAAGAGGATTGCGGAAGCTGAGATGGAATTGACACTGGCCAAGAGTCAAGGGTACCTCAAAAGCCAAGGGCTGAAAACGGTCTCTTCTTCTGACCGTAGGCTTCTTGCTGTTATTGGAGTGTATACTGGATTCGGAAGCCGATTGAAAAGAAATGTTTTCAGAGGGTCTTGGATGCCCAGAG GTGATGCCTTGAAAAAACTTGAAGAAAGAGGAGTGGTCATACGTTTTGTAATTGGTCGGAG TCCTAATCGAGGCGATAGTTTGGATCGCAATATTGATGAGGAAAACCGCTCGACAAAGGATTTCCTGATTCTT GAAGGACATGAGGAAGCTCAAGAAGAGTTGCCTAAAAAAGCAAAAATGTTCTTTAGTACAGCAGTTCAGAACTGGGATGCGGACTTTTATGTGAAAGTTGATGACAGTATTGACATTGATCTGG AGGGTTTAATTGAGCTTCTTGACCATCGCCGTGGTCAGGAGGGGGCATATATTGGATGCATGAAGTCAGGAGACGTGATATCGGAAGA GGGAAAGCCTTGGTATGAACCTGAATGGTGGAAGTTTGGGGATGAAAAAAC GTATTTCCGACATGCGTCTGGTTCACTTGTTATACTTTCAAAGAATTTGGCACAGTACGTTAACATAAACAG TGTATCTTTGAAGACCTATGCCTATGATGATACGTCGGTggggtcatggatgatgggcgTCCAAGCAACTTATAAAGATGACAGTCGCCTTTGCTGCAGTAGTATCAGACAAG ACAAGGTGTGCTCCTTGACTTGA
- the LOC130718622 gene encoding non-functional NADPH-dependent codeinone reductase 2-like, whose translation MSSSLIVPNVVLSNNRNLPVIGLGTATILGSAAGDDTTKVAVLEAIKLGYRHFDTASIYGSEEALGEAIAEALKLGLVGSRDELFVTSKLWCSDNHPDLVLPALKKTLQSLKLEYVDLYLIHWPIALKPGNWDMPYDEEAMAPFDLKGVWTKMEECQQLGLTKGIGVSNFSCKKLENLLSFANIPPAVNQIRMNPTWQQKKLKDYCQAKGIFITAYSPLGAKGTVWGTNDVMDNELLKQIANAHGKSFAQVCLRWLYEEGVTIAVKSYNKERMKQNLEIFDWSLTKDDYEKINQVKQHLSLKYGPAKFVEDLWDEEN comes from the exons ATGTCTTCATCACTAATCGTTCCAAATGTGGTGCTCTCCAACAACCGAAACTTGCCGGTGATTGGACTCGGAACTGCTACCATCTTAGGCTCCGCTGCCGGCGATGACACCACCAAGGTGGCAGTGCTAGAGGCCATTAAGCTCGGTTACAGGCACTTTGACACAGCTTCGATTTATGGGTCAGAGGAGGCACTTGGAGAAGCCATAGCTGAAGCATTAAAACTTGGTCTCGTTGGGTCTAGAGATGAACTCTTTGTCACTTCCAAGCTTTGGTGCTCTGATAATCATCCTGATCTTGTTCTTCCTGCTTTGAAGAAAACACTTCA GTCACTGAAATTAGAATATGTAGATCTATATTTGATCCACTGGCCCATTGCTTTGAAGCCTGGAAATTGGGACATGCCTTATGATGAAGAGGCCATGGCCCCATTTGACTTGAAGGGTGTGTGGACAAAAATGGAGGAATGCCAACAACTTGGGCTTACAAAGGGCATTGGAGTCAGCAACTTCAGTTGCAAAAAACTTGAAAATTTGCTCTCATTTGCCAATATTCCTCCTGCTGTCAACCAA ATTAGGATGAATCCTACTTGGCAGCAAAAGAAGTTAAAAGACTACTGCCAAGCAAAAGGAATATTCATAACTGCCTACTCTCCTTTGGGAGCCAAAGGTACCGTTTGGGGTACCAATGATGTTATGGACAATGAATTGCTCAAGCAAATTGCAAATGCTCATGGAAAATCTTTTGCTCAG GTATGTCTAAGATGGTTGTATGAGGAAGGCGTAACTATAGCAGTTAAGAGCTACAACAAAGAAAGAATGAAGCAAAATCTGGAAATATTTGATTGGTCACTTACAAAAGATGACtatgaaaaaattaatcaaGTCAAGCAGCACCTTTCGTTGAAGTATGGACCAGCAAAGTTCGTTGAGGACCTTTGGGATGAAGAAAATTAA